A genomic window from Lycium barbarum isolate Lr01 chromosome 4, ASM1917538v2, whole genome shotgun sequence includes:
- the LOC132636241 gene encoding DExH-box ATP-dependent RNA helicase DExH10-like isoform X3: MMVESPILGKRKLDDEENETTTKRARTCVHEVAVPSNYTSTNNESLHGTLSNPIYNGQMAKIYPFKLDPFQEISISCLERKESVLVSAHTSAGKTAVAEYAIAMSFRDKQRVIYTSPLKALSNQKYRELSHEFNDVGLMTGDVTIMPNASCLVMTTEILRGMLYRGSELLKEVAWVIFDEIHYMKDRERGVVWEESIIFLPPEIKMVFLSATMSNATEFAQWICNIHKQPCHVVYTDFRPTPLQHYVFPVGGVGLYLVVDDNEQFREDNFLKLQDMLTKRKMGSANGKAGGRSGKGGSGSSGVSDIYKIVKMIMERKFQPVIIFSFSRRECEQHAMSMTKLDFNTEEEKEAVEQVFHSAVACLTEEDRNLPAIELMLPLLQRGIAVHHSGLLPVIKELVELLFQEGLIKALFATETFAMGLNMPAKTVVFTSVKKFDGDSHRYIGSGEYIQMSGRAGRRGKDERGICIIMINEEVKVWEGGKDWGWGVVVNVAKKPPAALGSLPAALSASRGSGYIVDTLLHCSLGSSENGSRPKPCPPRPGEKGEMHVVPVQLPLISSLSKLRISVPSDLRPLEARQSIFLAVQELEKRFPEGLPKLNPVKDMGIEDPEVVDMVNQIEELEKKLFSHPLQKSQNEHQLKCFQRKAEVNHEIQQLKSKMCDSQLQKFRDELRNRSQVLKKLGHIDADGVVQLKGRAACLIDTGDELLVTELMFNGTFNDLNHHQVAALVSCFIPGDRSEEQIQLRYELAKPLQQLQDSARRIAEIQHECKLEIKVDEYVEASVRPFLMDVIYCWSMGASFAEVIQMTDIFEGSIIRLARRLDEFLNQLKAAAHAVGETDLENKFGASSDSIRRGIMFANSLYL; the protein is encoded by the exons ATGATGGTGGAGTCTCCCATATTAGGTAAACGGAAACTAGACGATGAGGAAAATGAAACAACAACGAAAAGGGCCAGAACTTGCGTGCACGAAGTAGCAGTTCCCAGTAATTACACTTCAACGAACAATGAATCACTTCATGGTACTCTTTCAAACCCCATTTACAATGGCCAAATGGCCAAAATTTACCCATTTAAACTGGACCCATTTCAAGAAATCTCAATATCATGTTTAGAACGTAAAGAATCAGTTCTTGTATCAGCACATACATCTGCTGGTAAAACCGCTGTAGCAGAATACGCCATTGCGATGTCTTTTAGAGATAAACAAAGGGTCATTTACACTTCCCCTTTAAAAGCATTAAGTAATCAGAAATATAGAGAATTAAGTCATGAGTTTAATGATGTTGGTTTAATGACTGGTGATGTTACTATTATGCCGAATGCGAGTTGTTTAGTTATGACAACTGAGATTTTGAGAGGTATGCTTTATAGAGGTTCTGAGTTATTGAAAGAAGTTGCTTGGGTTATATTTGATGAAATACATTACATGAAAGATCGCGAACGAGGGGTAGTTTGGGAAGAGAGTATTATTTTTTTGCCACCTGAAATTAAGATGGTTTTTTTATCAGCAACAATGTCGAATGCTACAGAATTTGCTCAATGGATTTGTAATATTCATAAACAGCCTTGTCATGTTGTTTATACCGATTTTAGACCAACCCCTTTGCAGCATTACGTGTTCCCTGTGGGTGGGGTTGGATTGTATTTAGTTGTTGATGATAATGAGCAGTTTAGGGAAGATAATTTCTTGAAATTACAAGATATGTTGACGAAGAGGAAGATGGGGAGCGCTAATGGTAAGGCTGGTGGAAGAAGTGGAAAAGGTGGTTCTGGTTCTTCTGGTGTGTCCGATATCTATAAAATTGTTAAG ATGATCATGGAACGGAAGTTTCAGCCAGTCATTATATTCAGTTTTAGTAGAAGAGAATGTGAACAACATGCAATGTCTATGACCAAACTTGATTTTAATACTGAAGAGGAAAAGGAAGCTGTGGAGCAGGTATTCCATAGCGCAGTGGCGTGCTTGACCGAGGAAGATAGAAACTTACCAGCAATTGAATTAATGTTGCCACTGCTTCAGCGCGGGATTGCTGTTCATCACTCTGGTTTGCTTCCTGTTATCAAGGAACTTGTGGAACTTCTTTTCCAAGAAGGACTCATAAAGGCCCTTTTTGCCACAGAGACG TTTGCTATGGGACTAAACATGCCTGCAAAAACAGTAGTTTTTACCAGTGTAAAAAAATTTGATGGTGATAGTCATCGTTATATTGGATCTGGTGAGTATATACAG ATGAGTGGAAGAGCAGGACGTCGTGGCAAAGATGAGCGTGGTATTTGCATTATCATGATTAACGAGGAG GTTAAGGTATGGGAAGGTGGAAAAGATTGGGGTTGGGGTGTTGTAGTCAATGTGGCGAAGAAGCCTCCAGCAGCATTGGGTTCTTTGCCCGCTGCCCTCTCTGCTTCACGTGGCTCTGGCTATATTGTGGATACCTTACTTCATTGCTCTCTGGGTTCCAGTGAAAATGGTTCTCGACCCAAACCATGTCCTCCTCGTCCTGGGGAAAAGGGTGAAATGCATGTG GTTCCTGTTCAGTTACCCTTAATTTCTTCTCTCAGCAAGCTTAGAATATCTGTTCCTTCTGACCTTCGGCCTTTGGAAGCGAGACAAAGTATTTTTCTTGCAGTACAGGAGCTTGAAAAACGGTTCCCCGAAGGCCTCCCAAAGCTTAACCCTGTAAAG GACATGGGCATTGAAGATCCTGAAGTCGTTGATATGGTGAACCAGATTGAAGAACTTGAGAAGAAGTTGTTTTCTCATCCACTGCAAAAG TCACAAAATGAACATCAGCTTAAGTGTTTCCAGAGGAAGGCTGAAGTGAACCATGAAATTCAACAACTCAAGTCAAAAATGTGTGATTCACAG CTTCAAAAATTTCGGGATGAACTTAGGAACCGCTCCCAAGTCCTGAAAAAGCTGGGCCACATTGATGCTGATGGTGTTGTGCAGTTGAAGGGACGGGCAGCCTGCTTGATAGACACTGGAGACGAACTTCTCGTGACTGAATTGATGTTTAATG GTACATTCAATGATCTTAATCATCATCAAGTTGCGGCTCTGGTAAGCTGCTTTATCCCAGGCGACAGATCAGAGGAACAAATACAATTAAGATATGAACTTGCAAAACCATTACAACAGTTACAAGATAGTGCAAGAAGAATAGCAGAG ATACAACATGAATGCAAGTTGGAAATAAAGGTCGATGAATATGTGGAGGCATCAGTTCGACCATTCTTAATGGATGTTATTTACTGTTGGTCAATG GGTGCATCTTTTGCGGAGGTTATACAAATGACAGACATCTTTGAAGGTAGCATCATACGGCTGGCTAGAAGGCTTGATGAATTTTTAAACCAG TTGAAAGCTGCTGCACATGCTGTGGGAGAAACAGATTTAGAGAACAAATTTGGTGCATCAAGTGACAGCATTCGGCGAGGGATAATGTTTGCAAATTCTCTCTACCTGTAA
- the LOC132636241 gene encoding DExH-box ATP-dependent RNA helicase DExH10-like isoform X2, with protein MMVESPILGKRKLDDEENETTTKRARTCVHEVAVPSNYTSTNNESLHGTLSNPIYNGQMAKIYPFKLDPFQEISISCLERKESVLVSAHTSAGKTAVAEYAIAMSFRDKQRVIYTSPLKALSNQKYRELSHEFNDVGLMTGDVTIMPNASCLVMTTEILRGMLYRGSELLKEVAWVIFDEIHYMKDRERGVVWEESIIFLPPEIKMVFLSATMSNATEFAQWICNIHKQPCHVVYTDFRPTPLQHYVFPVGGVGLYLVVDDNEQFREDNFLKLQDMLTKRKMGSANGKAGGRSGKGGSGSSGVSDIYKIVKMIMERKFQPVIIFSFSRRECEQHAMSMTKLDFNTEEEKEAVEQVFHSAVACLTEEDRNLPAIELMLPLLQRGIAVHHSGLLPVIKELVELLFQEGLIKALFATETFAMGLNMPAKTVVFTSVKKFDGDSHRYIGSGEYIQMSGRAGRRGKDERGICIIMINEEMEMDDLKDMVLGKPAPLVSTFRLSYYTILNLMSRTEGQFTAEHVIKNSFHQFQYEKVLPDIGKEVSKLEKQAALLDASGEAEVAGYHKLRLEIAQFEKKLMAEITRPERVLYFLLPGRLVPVQLPLISSLSKLRISVPSDLRPLEARQSIFLAVQELEKRFPEGLPKLNPVKDMGIEDPEVVDMVNQIEELEKKLFSHPLQKSQNEHQLKCFQRKAEVNHEIQQLKSKMCDSQLQKFRDELRNRSQVLKKLGHIDADGVVQLKGRAACLIDTGDELLVTELMFNGTFNDLNHHQVAALVSCFIPGDRSEEQIQLRYELAKPLQQLQDSARRIAEIQHECKLEIKVDEYVEASVRPFLMDVIYCWSMGASFAEVIQMTDIFEGSIIRLARRLDEFLNQLKAAAHAVGETDLENKFGASSDSIRRGIMFANSLYL; from the exons ATGATGGTGGAGTCTCCCATATTAGGTAAACGGAAACTAGACGATGAGGAAAATGAAACAACAACGAAAAGGGCCAGAACTTGCGTGCACGAAGTAGCAGTTCCCAGTAATTACACTTCAACGAACAATGAATCACTTCATGGTACTCTTTCAAACCCCATTTACAATGGCCAAATGGCCAAAATTTACCCATTTAAACTGGACCCATTTCAAGAAATCTCAATATCATGTTTAGAACGTAAAGAATCAGTTCTTGTATCAGCACATACATCTGCTGGTAAAACCGCTGTAGCAGAATACGCCATTGCGATGTCTTTTAGAGATAAACAAAGGGTCATTTACACTTCCCCTTTAAAAGCATTAAGTAATCAGAAATATAGAGAATTAAGTCATGAGTTTAATGATGTTGGTTTAATGACTGGTGATGTTACTATTATGCCGAATGCGAGTTGTTTAGTTATGACAACTGAGATTTTGAGAGGTATGCTTTATAGAGGTTCTGAGTTATTGAAAGAAGTTGCTTGGGTTATATTTGATGAAATACATTACATGAAAGATCGCGAACGAGGGGTAGTTTGGGAAGAGAGTATTATTTTTTTGCCACCTGAAATTAAGATGGTTTTTTTATCAGCAACAATGTCGAATGCTACAGAATTTGCTCAATGGATTTGTAATATTCATAAACAGCCTTGTCATGTTGTTTATACCGATTTTAGACCAACCCCTTTGCAGCATTACGTGTTCCCTGTGGGTGGGGTTGGATTGTATTTAGTTGTTGATGATAATGAGCAGTTTAGGGAAGATAATTTCTTGAAATTACAAGATATGTTGACGAAGAGGAAGATGGGGAGCGCTAATGGTAAGGCTGGTGGAAGAAGTGGAAAAGGTGGTTCTGGTTCTTCTGGTGTGTCCGATATCTATAAAATTGTTAAG ATGATCATGGAACGGAAGTTTCAGCCAGTCATTATATTCAGTTTTAGTAGAAGAGAATGTGAACAACATGCAATGTCTATGACCAAACTTGATTTTAATACTGAAGAGGAAAAGGAAGCTGTGGAGCAGGTATTCCATAGCGCAGTGGCGTGCTTGACCGAGGAAGATAGAAACTTACCAGCAATTGAATTAATGTTGCCACTGCTTCAGCGCGGGATTGCTGTTCATCACTCTGGTTTGCTTCCTGTTATCAAGGAACTTGTGGAACTTCTTTTCCAAGAAGGACTCATAAAGGCCCTTTTTGCCACAGAGACG TTTGCTATGGGACTAAACATGCCTGCAAAAACAGTAGTTTTTACCAGTGTAAAAAAATTTGATGGTGATAGTCATCGTTATATTGGATCTGGTGAGTATATACAG ATGAGTGGAAGAGCAGGACGTCGTGGCAAAGATGAGCGTGGTATTTGCATTATCATGATTAACGAGGAG ATGGAGATGGATGACCTCAAGGACATGGTTTTGGGTAAACCAGCTCCGTTGGTCAGCACTTTTAGGCTGAGTTACTACACAATTTTGAATCTAATGAGCCGAACTGAAGGTCAATTTACCGCTGAGCATGTTATCAAAAACTCATTTCACCAGTTCCAGTATGAGAAG GTTTTACCTGACATTGGGAAGGAGGTTTCCAAGTTGGAAAAACAAGCTGCATTGCTTGATGCCTCAGGGGAg GCTGAGGTTGCAGGATATCATAAACTAAGGCTTGAGATAGCCCAATTTGAGAAAAAATTGATGGCTGAAATAACAAGGCCTGAAAGGGTTCTGTATTTTCTTCTTCCTGGCAGGCTG GTTCCTGTTCAGTTACCCTTAATTTCTTCTCTCAGCAAGCTTAGAATATCTGTTCCTTCTGACCTTCGGCCTTTGGAAGCGAGACAAAGTATTTTTCTTGCAGTACAGGAGCTTGAAAAACGGTTCCCCGAAGGCCTCCCAAAGCTTAACCCTGTAAAG GACATGGGCATTGAAGATCCTGAAGTCGTTGATATGGTGAACCAGATTGAAGAACTTGAGAAGAAGTTGTTTTCTCATCCACTGCAAAAG TCACAAAATGAACATCAGCTTAAGTGTTTCCAGAGGAAGGCTGAAGTGAACCATGAAATTCAACAACTCAAGTCAAAAATGTGTGATTCACAG CTTCAAAAATTTCGGGATGAACTTAGGAACCGCTCCCAAGTCCTGAAAAAGCTGGGCCACATTGATGCTGATGGTGTTGTGCAGTTGAAGGGACGGGCAGCCTGCTTGATAGACACTGGAGACGAACTTCTCGTGACTGAATTGATGTTTAATG GTACATTCAATGATCTTAATCATCATCAAGTTGCGGCTCTGGTAAGCTGCTTTATCCCAGGCGACAGATCAGAGGAACAAATACAATTAAGATATGAACTTGCAAAACCATTACAACAGTTACAAGATAGTGCAAGAAGAATAGCAGAG ATACAACATGAATGCAAGTTGGAAATAAAGGTCGATGAATATGTGGAGGCATCAGTTCGACCATTCTTAATGGATGTTATTTACTGTTGGTCAATG GGTGCATCTTTTGCGGAGGTTATACAAATGACAGACATCTTTGAAGGTAGCATCATACGGCTGGCTAGAAGGCTTGATGAATTTTTAAACCAG TTGAAAGCTGCTGCACATGCTGTGGGAGAAACAGATTTAGAGAACAAATTTGGTGCATCAAGTGACAGCATTCGGCGAGGGATAATGTTTGCAAATTCTCTCTACCTGTAA
- the LOC132636241 gene encoding DExH-box ATP-dependent RNA helicase DExH10-like isoform X1 translates to MMVESPILGKRKLDDEENETTTKRARTCVHEVAVPSNYTSTNNESLHGTLSNPIYNGQMAKIYPFKLDPFQEISISCLERKESVLVSAHTSAGKTAVAEYAIAMSFRDKQRVIYTSPLKALSNQKYRELSHEFNDVGLMTGDVTIMPNASCLVMTTEILRGMLYRGSELLKEVAWVIFDEIHYMKDRERGVVWEESIIFLPPEIKMVFLSATMSNATEFAQWICNIHKQPCHVVYTDFRPTPLQHYVFPVGGVGLYLVVDDNEQFREDNFLKLQDMLTKRKMGSANGKAGGRSGKGGSGSSGVSDIYKIVKMIMERKFQPVIIFSFSRRECEQHAMSMTKLDFNTEEEKEAVEQVFHSAVACLTEEDRNLPAIELMLPLLQRGIAVHHSGLLPVIKELVELLFQEGLIKALFATETFAMGLNMPAKTVVFTSVKKFDGDSHRYIGSGEYIQMSGRAGRRGKDERGICIIMINEEMEMDDLKDMVLGKPAPLVSTFRLSYYTILNLMSRTEGQFTAEHVIKNSFHQFQYEKVLPDIGKEVSKLEKQAALLDASGEAEVAGYHKLRLEIAQFEKKLMAEITRPERVLYFLLPGRLVKVWEGGKDWGWGVVVNVAKKPPAALGSLPAALSASRGSGYIVDTLLHCSLGSSENGSRPKPCPPRPGEKGEMHVVPVQLPLISSLSKLRISVPSDLRPLEARQSIFLAVQELEKRFPEGLPKLNPVKDMGIEDPEVVDMVNQIEELEKKLFSHPLQKSQNEHQLKCFQRKAEVNHEIQQLKSKMCDSQLQKFRDELRNRSQVLKKLGHIDADGVVQLKGRAACLIDTGDELLVTELMFNGTFNDLNHHQVAALVSCFIPGDRSEEQIQLRYELAKPLQQLQDSARRIAEIQHECKLEIKVDEYVEASVRPFLMDVIYCWSMGASFAEVIQMTDIFEGSIIRLARRLDEFLNQLKAAAHAVGETDLENKFGASSDSIRRGIMFANSLYL, encoded by the exons ATGATGGTGGAGTCTCCCATATTAGGTAAACGGAAACTAGACGATGAGGAAAATGAAACAACAACGAAAAGGGCCAGAACTTGCGTGCACGAAGTAGCAGTTCCCAGTAATTACACTTCAACGAACAATGAATCACTTCATGGTACTCTTTCAAACCCCATTTACAATGGCCAAATGGCCAAAATTTACCCATTTAAACTGGACCCATTTCAAGAAATCTCAATATCATGTTTAGAACGTAAAGAATCAGTTCTTGTATCAGCACATACATCTGCTGGTAAAACCGCTGTAGCAGAATACGCCATTGCGATGTCTTTTAGAGATAAACAAAGGGTCATTTACACTTCCCCTTTAAAAGCATTAAGTAATCAGAAATATAGAGAATTAAGTCATGAGTTTAATGATGTTGGTTTAATGACTGGTGATGTTACTATTATGCCGAATGCGAGTTGTTTAGTTATGACAACTGAGATTTTGAGAGGTATGCTTTATAGAGGTTCTGAGTTATTGAAAGAAGTTGCTTGGGTTATATTTGATGAAATACATTACATGAAAGATCGCGAACGAGGGGTAGTTTGGGAAGAGAGTATTATTTTTTTGCCACCTGAAATTAAGATGGTTTTTTTATCAGCAACAATGTCGAATGCTACAGAATTTGCTCAATGGATTTGTAATATTCATAAACAGCCTTGTCATGTTGTTTATACCGATTTTAGACCAACCCCTTTGCAGCATTACGTGTTCCCTGTGGGTGGGGTTGGATTGTATTTAGTTGTTGATGATAATGAGCAGTTTAGGGAAGATAATTTCTTGAAATTACAAGATATGTTGACGAAGAGGAAGATGGGGAGCGCTAATGGTAAGGCTGGTGGAAGAAGTGGAAAAGGTGGTTCTGGTTCTTCTGGTGTGTCCGATATCTATAAAATTGTTAAG ATGATCATGGAACGGAAGTTTCAGCCAGTCATTATATTCAGTTTTAGTAGAAGAGAATGTGAACAACATGCAATGTCTATGACCAAACTTGATTTTAATACTGAAGAGGAAAAGGAAGCTGTGGAGCAGGTATTCCATAGCGCAGTGGCGTGCTTGACCGAGGAAGATAGAAACTTACCAGCAATTGAATTAATGTTGCCACTGCTTCAGCGCGGGATTGCTGTTCATCACTCTGGTTTGCTTCCTGTTATCAAGGAACTTGTGGAACTTCTTTTCCAAGAAGGACTCATAAAGGCCCTTTTTGCCACAGAGACG TTTGCTATGGGACTAAACATGCCTGCAAAAACAGTAGTTTTTACCAGTGTAAAAAAATTTGATGGTGATAGTCATCGTTATATTGGATCTGGTGAGTATATACAG ATGAGTGGAAGAGCAGGACGTCGTGGCAAAGATGAGCGTGGTATTTGCATTATCATGATTAACGAGGAG ATGGAGATGGATGACCTCAAGGACATGGTTTTGGGTAAACCAGCTCCGTTGGTCAGCACTTTTAGGCTGAGTTACTACACAATTTTGAATCTAATGAGCCGAACTGAAGGTCAATTTACCGCTGAGCATGTTATCAAAAACTCATTTCACCAGTTCCAGTATGAGAAG GTTTTACCTGACATTGGGAAGGAGGTTTCCAAGTTGGAAAAACAAGCTGCATTGCTTGATGCCTCAGGGGAg GCTGAGGTTGCAGGATATCATAAACTAAGGCTTGAGATAGCCCAATTTGAGAAAAAATTGATGGCTGAAATAACAAGGCCTGAAAGGGTTCTGTATTTTCTTCTTCCTGGCAGGCTG GTTAAGGTATGGGAAGGTGGAAAAGATTGGGGTTGGGGTGTTGTAGTCAATGTGGCGAAGAAGCCTCCAGCAGCATTGGGTTCTTTGCCCGCTGCCCTCTCTGCTTCACGTGGCTCTGGCTATATTGTGGATACCTTACTTCATTGCTCTCTGGGTTCCAGTGAAAATGGTTCTCGACCCAAACCATGTCCTCCTCGTCCTGGGGAAAAGGGTGAAATGCATGTG GTTCCTGTTCAGTTACCCTTAATTTCTTCTCTCAGCAAGCTTAGAATATCTGTTCCTTCTGACCTTCGGCCTTTGGAAGCGAGACAAAGTATTTTTCTTGCAGTACAGGAGCTTGAAAAACGGTTCCCCGAAGGCCTCCCAAAGCTTAACCCTGTAAAG GACATGGGCATTGAAGATCCTGAAGTCGTTGATATGGTGAACCAGATTGAAGAACTTGAGAAGAAGTTGTTTTCTCATCCACTGCAAAAG TCACAAAATGAACATCAGCTTAAGTGTTTCCAGAGGAAGGCTGAAGTGAACCATGAAATTCAACAACTCAAGTCAAAAATGTGTGATTCACAG CTTCAAAAATTTCGGGATGAACTTAGGAACCGCTCCCAAGTCCTGAAAAAGCTGGGCCACATTGATGCTGATGGTGTTGTGCAGTTGAAGGGACGGGCAGCCTGCTTGATAGACACTGGAGACGAACTTCTCGTGACTGAATTGATGTTTAATG GTACATTCAATGATCTTAATCATCATCAAGTTGCGGCTCTGGTAAGCTGCTTTATCCCAGGCGACAGATCAGAGGAACAAATACAATTAAGATATGAACTTGCAAAACCATTACAACAGTTACAAGATAGTGCAAGAAGAATAGCAGAG ATACAACATGAATGCAAGTTGGAAATAAAGGTCGATGAATATGTGGAGGCATCAGTTCGACCATTCTTAATGGATGTTATTTACTGTTGGTCAATG GGTGCATCTTTTGCGGAGGTTATACAAATGACAGACATCTTTGAAGGTAGCATCATACGGCTGGCTAGAAGGCTTGATGAATTTTTAAACCAG TTGAAAGCTGCTGCACATGCTGTGGGAGAAACAGATTTAGAGAACAAATTTGGTGCATCAAGTGACAGCATTCGGCGAGGGATAATGTTTGCAAATTCTCTCTACCTGTAA
- the LOC132636241 gene encoding DExH-box ATP-dependent RNA helicase DExH10-like isoform X4, giving the protein MMVESPILGKRKLDDEENETTTKRARTCVHEVAVPSNYTSTNNESLHGTLSNPIYNGQMAKIYPFKLDPFQEISISCLERKESVLVSAHTSAGKTAVAEYAIAMSFRDKQRVIYTSPLKALSNQKYRELSHEFNDVGLMTGDVTIMPNASCLVMTTEILRGMLYRGSELLKEVAWVIFDEIHYMKDRERGVVWEESIIFLPPEIKMVFLSATMSNATEFAQWICNIHKQPCHVVYTDFRPTPLQHYVFPVGGVGLYLVVDDNEQFREDNFLKLQDMLTKRKMGSANGKAGGRSGKGGSGSSGVSDIYKIVKMIMERKFQPVIIFSFSRRECEQHAMSMTKLDFNTEEEKEAVEQVFHSAVACLTEEDRNLPAIELMLPLLQRGIAVHHSGLLPVIKELVELLFQEGLIKALFATETFAMGLNMPAKTVVFTSVKKFDGDSHRYIGSGEYIQMSGRAGRRGKDERGICIIMINEEMEMDDLKDMVLGKPAPLVSTFRLSYYTILNLMSRTEGQFTAEHVIKNSFHQFQYEKVLPDIGKEVSKLEKQAALLDASGEAEVAGYHKLRLEIAQFEKKLMAEITRPERVLYFLLPGRLVKVWEGGKDWGWGVVVNVAKKPPAALGSLPAALSASRGSGYIVDTLLHCSLGSSENGSRPKPCPPRPGEKGEMHVVPVQLPLISSLSKLRISVPSDLRPLEARQSIFLAVQELEKRFPEGLPKLNPVKDMGIEDPEVVDMVNQIEELEKKLFSHPLQKMMVYLLSLLLPFAVAHIRGSHKMNISLSVSRGRLK; this is encoded by the exons ATGATGGTGGAGTCTCCCATATTAGGTAAACGGAAACTAGACGATGAGGAAAATGAAACAACAACGAAAAGGGCCAGAACTTGCGTGCACGAAGTAGCAGTTCCCAGTAATTACACTTCAACGAACAATGAATCACTTCATGGTACTCTTTCAAACCCCATTTACAATGGCCAAATGGCCAAAATTTACCCATTTAAACTGGACCCATTTCAAGAAATCTCAATATCATGTTTAGAACGTAAAGAATCAGTTCTTGTATCAGCACATACATCTGCTGGTAAAACCGCTGTAGCAGAATACGCCATTGCGATGTCTTTTAGAGATAAACAAAGGGTCATTTACACTTCCCCTTTAAAAGCATTAAGTAATCAGAAATATAGAGAATTAAGTCATGAGTTTAATGATGTTGGTTTAATGACTGGTGATGTTACTATTATGCCGAATGCGAGTTGTTTAGTTATGACAACTGAGATTTTGAGAGGTATGCTTTATAGAGGTTCTGAGTTATTGAAAGAAGTTGCTTGGGTTATATTTGATGAAATACATTACATGAAAGATCGCGAACGAGGGGTAGTTTGGGAAGAGAGTATTATTTTTTTGCCACCTGAAATTAAGATGGTTTTTTTATCAGCAACAATGTCGAATGCTACAGAATTTGCTCAATGGATTTGTAATATTCATAAACAGCCTTGTCATGTTGTTTATACCGATTTTAGACCAACCCCTTTGCAGCATTACGTGTTCCCTGTGGGTGGGGTTGGATTGTATTTAGTTGTTGATGATAATGAGCAGTTTAGGGAAGATAATTTCTTGAAATTACAAGATATGTTGACGAAGAGGAAGATGGGGAGCGCTAATGGTAAGGCTGGTGGAAGAAGTGGAAAAGGTGGTTCTGGTTCTTCTGGTGTGTCCGATATCTATAAAATTGTTAAG ATGATCATGGAACGGAAGTTTCAGCCAGTCATTATATTCAGTTTTAGTAGAAGAGAATGTGAACAACATGCAATGTCTATGACCAAACTTGATTTTAATACTGAAGAGGAAAAGGAAGCTGTGGAGCAGGTATTCCATAGCGCAGTGGCGTGCTTGACCGAGGAAGATAGAAACTTACCAGCAATTGAATTAATGTTGCCACTGCTTCAGCGCGGGATTGCTGTTCATCACTCTGGTTTGCTTCCTGTTATCAAGGAACTTGTGGAACTTCTTTTCCAAGAAGGACTCATAAAGGCCCTTTTTGCCACAGAGACG TTTGCTATGGGACTAAACATGCCTGCAAAAACAGTAGTTTTTACCAGTGTAAAAAAATTTGATGGTGATAGTCATCGTTATATTGGATCTGGTGAGTATATACAG ATGAGTGGAAGAGCAGGACGTCGTGGCAAAGATGAGCGTGGTATTTGCATTATCATGATTAACGAGGAG ATGGAGATGGATGACCTCAAGGACATGGTTTTGGGTAAACCAGCTCCGTTGGTCAGCACTTTTAGGCTGAGTTACTACACAATTTTGAATCTAATGAGCCGAACTGAAGGTCAATTTACCGCTGAGCATGTTATCAAAAACTCATTTCACCAGTTCCAGTATGAGAAG GTTTTACCTGACATTGGGAAGGAGGTTTCCAAGTTGGAAAAACAAGCTGCATTGCTTGATGCCTCAGGGGAg GCTGAGGTTGCAGGATATCATAAACTAAGGCTTGAGATAGCCCAATTTGAGAAAAAATTGATGGCTGAAATAACAAGGCCTGAAAGGGTTCTGTATTTTCTTCTTCCTGGCAGGCTG GTTAAGGTATGGGAAGGTGGAAAAGATTGGGGTTGGGGTGTTGTAGTCAATGTGGCGAAGAAGCCTCCAGCAGCATTGGGTTCTTTGCCCGCTGCCCTCTCTGCTTCACGTGGCTCTGGCTATATTGTGGATACCTTACTTCATTGCTCTCTGGGTTCCAGTGAAAATGGTTCTCGACCCAAACCATGTCCTCCTCGTCCTGGGGAAAAGGGTGAAATGCATGTG GTTCCTGTTCAGTTACCCTTAATTTCTTCTCTCAGCAAGCTTAGAATATCTGTTCCTTCTGACCTTCGGCCTTTGGAAGCGAGACAAAGTATTTTTCTTGCAGTACAGGAGCTTGAAAAACGGTTCCCCGAAGGCCTCCCAAAGCTTAACCCTGTAAAG GACATGGGCATTGAAGATCCTGAAGTCGTTGATATGGTGAACCAGATTGAAGAACTTGAGAAGAAGTTGTTTTCTCATCCACTGCAAAAG ATGATGGTTTACTTATTGTCACTACTTTTACCATTTGCTGTTGCACACATTCGGGGCAGTCACAAAATGAACATCAGCTTAAGTGTTTCCAGAGGAAGGCTGAAGTGA